One stretch of Leptospira bourretii DNA includes these proteins:
- a CDS encoding RluA family pseudouridine synthase, which translates to MQIFVTVSEDYDQSRLDVFLKDNAGDDLSRSTVQKWIDSGFVTNKTKEQLATKNGYKVTVGEEYVVDVIARPPSRLEPIPMDIPVLYDEDEFMVIHKKAGIACHSGPGDDQPSLVNGLLHQFKNLSATGGERRPGIVHRLDKPTEGVLIIAKTDRAHAALSKMFQDRLVEKTYYAWVLQAPVESEGTINLPIGRHPVERVKMCVREDGRMAVTHYKTEKIVQTQTGRKFSLMKLGLETGRTHQIRVHMAKIGCPVVGDTLYSRSAKDYTQYGLLLFAKRLEFPHPFIADKRILVELDFPERFKTFERKCPSY; encoded by the coding sequence ATGCAAATATTTGTAACTGTTTCCGAAGATTATGACCAAAGTCGCCTGGATGTCTTTCTAAAAGACAATGCCGGAGACGATCTCAGCCGTTCTACCGTTCAAAAGTGGATTGATTCTGGATTTGTGACAAACAAAACCAAAGAACAACTGGCCACTAAAAATGGATATAAAGTGACCGTTGGCGAAGAATATGTCGTGGATGTGATCGCAAGACCACCCTCAAGACTCGAACCCATCCCCATGGACATTCCTGTTCTCTATGACGAGGACGAATTTATGGTTATCCATAAGAAAGCAGGGATTGCTTGCCATAGTGGGCCTGGTGACGACCAACCTTCCCTTGTGAATGGACTCCTGCACCAATTTAAAAATCTTTCGGCTACCGGTGGTGAACGTCGTCCAGGGATTGTCCATCGTTTAGACAAACCCACTGAAGGTGTTCTCATCATTGCCAAAACCGATCGTGCCCATGCTGCCCTTTCCAAAATGTTCCAAGATAGATTAGTTGAGAAAACTTATTACGCTTGGGTCCTCCAAGCTCCTGTGGAATCAGAAGGAACCATCAATCTACCGATTGGCCGCCATCCCGTCGAACGAGTGAAGATGTGTGTAAGAGAAGATGGACGAATGGCCGTCACTCATTACAAAACAGAAAAAATTGTCCAAACACAAACAGGGCGTAAATTTAGTTTGATGAAACTAGGGCTTGAAACAGGTCGTACCCACCAAATCCGTGTTCATATGGCAAAGATTGGTTGCCCCGTTGTGGGAGATACTTTGTATTCACGTTCGGCAAAAGATTATACCCAATATGGACTTTTACTTTTTGCGAAACGATTGGAGTTCCCTCATCCCTTTATTGCCGACAAACGAATCTTAGTGGAATTAGATTTCCCAGAACGATTCAAAACGTTCGAAAGGAAATGCCCCAGTTACTAA
- a CDS encoding NHL repeat-containing protein, with amino-acid sequence MASLSNPCDSEAKDFFPQLLVSASIEGGFCQLQVVNSGDLYRFTDFTFYKSIPISVLPRLGSKTNVTIYPSLPIGLYIDPNTGALSGNPTSPAERQTYTVYRKSVALGQITIQVQDLIATKVYGQLGNLNCGANYLTASDCSAGGPVTADNLSGPNAVITDNTGGVYISSGNRVLYYPPGQITATRVYGQHGLFTCDISNAHTNQSCTPLGALAATTLNNPRGIFLDTSNNLFVSDTNVNRRILVYGNQNTVPYRAIGVPDFVTPGGGVASEANFYSPIGLSLDITGGFYVSDSGNSRVIYFPKDSNIATEVYGQPDFVSNGATTSVSGLNSNQGVVVDYEGGIYIADTSNNRVVYYPKGSNVATKVYGQPDFISNASATTSNGLNNPVAVALDQSENLFVADLNGHRVLVYPKTNLSSGMTASAVIGQFGNLNCGADNNNGACGIGTPGPQNLYRPTAVHFDRQGRMYISDYSNNRVLVY; translated from the coding sequence ATGGCATCCTTATCTAACCCTTGTGATAGCGAGGCAAAAGATTTTTTCCCACAACTTCTTGTTTCTGCAAGTATAGAAGGTGGATTTTGTCAACTGCAAGTAGTGAACTCTGGAGATCTATACCGTTTCACAGATTTTACTTTTTATAAATCCATTCCCATCTCCGTATTGCCAAGATTAGGTTCTAAAACAAATGTTACCATTTATCCAAGTTTACCTATAGGACTTTATATAGATCCAAATACAGGAGCGCTGTCGGGCAATCCTACCTCTCCTGCAGAAAGACAAACTTATACTGTCTACCGTAAAAGTGTGGCTCTTGGACAAATTACAATTCAAGTACAAGATTTGATAGCCACTAAAGTGTATGGACAGCTAGGAAATTTGAACTGTGGGGCCAATTACCTTACTGCCAGTGATTGTTCTGCGGGAGGGCCAGTAACAGCCGATAACTTGTCGGGGCCCAATGCCGTAATCACTGATAACACAGGTGGTGTTTATATTTCCAGTGGGAATCGAGTTTTGTATTATCCACCTGGTCAAATAACAGCAACTAGAGTATATGGACAACATGGGTTGTTTACTTGTGATATTTCCAACGCACATACAAACCAAAGTTGTACCCCATTAGGAGCTCTTGCAGCCACCACACTAAATAACCCACGAGGCATTTTCCTCGATACATCAAACAACCTATTTGTATCAGATACAAATGTTAATCGTAGAATTTTAGTTTATGGAAATCAAAATACAGTGCCTTACCGTGCGATCGGTGTTCCTGACTTTGTTACGCCAGGTGGTGGAGTTGCTTCGGAGGCAAATTTCTATTCTCCCATTGGATTGAGTTTAGATATTACAGGAGGTTTCTATGTATCTGATTCTGGAAATAGTCGTGTAATTTATTTTCCAAAAGATTCAAACATAGCTACGGAAGTTTATGGACAACCTGACTTCGTTAGTAATGGCGCTACTACCTCAGTCAGTGGCCTCAATTCAAACCAAGGTGTGGTTGTCGATTACGAAGGTGGAATCTACATAGCAGATACATCAAACAATCGAGTGGTTTATTATCCAAAAGGTTCTAATGTTGCGACAAAAGTCTATGGCCAACCTGACTTTATTTCAAATGCTTCTGCTACTACAAGTAACGGTCTAAACAATCCTGTTGCAGTAGCTTTAGACCAAAGCGAAAATCTCTTCGTAGCCGATCTCAATGGACACCGGGTACTGGTTTATCCAAAAACAAACTTGTCATCTGGAATGACAGCTTCTGCAGTCATCGGCCAATTTGGAAATCTCAATTGTGGTGCTGACAACAATAATGGAGCGTGTGGGATTGGTACACCGGGCCCCCAAAATTTATACCGGCCTACTGCCGTCCATTTCGATCGACAAGGTCGAATGTATATTTCAGATTATAGTAATAATAGGGTATTGGTTTACTGA
- a CDS encoding DUF1569 domain-containing protein — protein sequence MKRKEFIKRSALLYTALQFPVQSESKQDEDKSTQTKESPWLEADDLADLRVLLVGLQSDPKGIQIAGNWSPGKVLTHCAQSIEYSLNGYPEMKSSLFRGSVGKIAFSVFAFKNKMNHGLEEPIPGAEEISNATELKVGITRLIKAIDDFSKTKESSLRPHFAYGELTKEEYDVAHSLHIKNHMERVLL from the coding sequence ATGAAACGAAAAGAGTTTATCAAACGATCTGCCTTGTTGTATACCGCACTCCAATTTCCTGTACAAAGTGAATCCAAACAGGATGAGGACAAATCCACTCAAACAAAAGAATCTCCTTGGTTGGAAGCGGATGACCTTGCTGACCTTCGTGTTTTACTCGTCGGATTACAATCTGATCCCAAAGGAATTCAAATTGCTGGAAACTGGAGTCCTGGAAAAGTTTTAACCCATTGTGCCCAAAGCATTGAGTACTCACTGAATGGGTATCCTGAAATGAAATCATCTCTCTTCCGAGGTTCTGTCGGGAAAATTGCATTTTCTGTATTTGCTTTTAAAAATAAAATGAACCATGGTTTAGAAGAACCCATTCCCGGCGCGGAGGAAATTTCCAATGCCACTGAATTAAAAGTTGGGATCACAAGGCTCATCAAAGCCATCGATGATTTTTCCAAAACAAAAGAGTCTTCTCTACGACCTCATTTTGCTTATGGTGAACTCACAAAAGAAGAATATGATGTAGCACATAGCCTTCATATCAAAAATCACATGGAACGAGTGTTACTCTAA
- a CDS encoding NHL repeat-containing protein, with the protein MKIISKIFAITLPIFIFFTTSCKPKDLENTCDPKADSYLETLIVQAITTPVSYHCGFNLLDIPPFGYRHSNYRLYLNFPVSIIPRHPMNSSYSIQGALPSGLTFDTATGEIKGTTTQITTATNLTITKNSPGFGMVTITLQVVDTSPTMVYGQFGFFNCANTYNSGACTPGSATNQNFSFPYGVVADPSGGVYISGVNRIQYFPPNTTASTRVYGQFGMFTCDLANVNSAGSCGVGSTNANSLNGVREIALDHQGGLYAVDLANHRVLYFFKDTIIPSVVYGQPDYTTNTPGSTSAISLNTPQSVVSSPEGGVYISESATHRVLYFPPGSTTATRIYGQTNFTTTTTGTTNVNLSGPMGITLDSEGGLYVVDTNNNRVLYFPVGSTVASRVYGQPNFTTNTPGTASATTLSGPTKVALDQSENLYVSDSGNHRVVVYPRTTQSAGIAAVAVFGQFNNMLCGVANNNGSCAGPNIGPNSLSTPTGISFNQLGQLHISDQQNNRILVF; encoded by the coding sequence ATGAAAATAATAAGTAAAATATTCGCAATCACTCTTCCTATTTTCATTTTTTTCACCACCAGCTGTAAACCAAAGGATCTAGAAAACACTTGCGATCCTAAAGCCGATTCTTATTTAGAAACTTTAATTGTCCAAGCCATCACAACACCTGTATCCTACCACTGCGGATTCAATCTTCTGGACATTCCCCCATTCGGTTATAGACATTCCAATTATAGACTCTATCTTAATTTTCCTGTGTCCATTATCCCTCGCCATCCAATGAACTCTAGTTATTCGATCCAAGGAGCTTTACCTTCTGGTTTAACTTTTGATACGGCAACGGGAGAAATCAAAGGCACAACCACGCAAATCACGACAGCGACCAATCTCACCATCACCAAAAATAGTCCAGGATTTGGAATGGTAACCATCACCTTACAGGTGGTAGATACAAGTCCTACAATGGTGTATGGGCAATTCGGATTTTTTAATTGTGCCAATACTTATAATAGTGGTGCTTGTACACCAGGATCAGCCACCAACCAAAACTTTAGTTTTCCTTATGGGGTGGTTGCAGATCCTTCCGGAGGAGTTTATATTTCAGGTGTCAATCGTATTCAATACTTTCCACCAAATACAACTGCATCCACAAGGGTGTATGGGCAATTCGGAATGTTTACATGTGACCTGGCCAATGTGAATTCAGCAGGATCATGTGGAGTGGGTTCTACAAATGCAAATTCCTTAAATGGAGTTCGTGAAATTGCCTTGGATCACCAAGGTGGCTTGTATGCCGTCGACTTGGCAAACCATCGCGTATTATATTTCTTCAAAGATACAATCATACCTTCCGTGGTTTATGGGCAACCTGACTATACCACAAACACACCTGGGTCTACCAGTGCGATATCTTTGAATACTCCACAAAGTGTGGTCTCCTCACCAGAAGGGGGAGTTTATATTTCAGAGTCTGCAACTCATCGAGTTCTTTATTTTCCTCCAGGTTCTACCACTGCAACTCGCATTTATGGACAAACCAATTTCACAACAACGACCACTGGTACAACCAATGTCAATTTGAGTGGCCCTATGGGTATCACACTTGATTCAGAAGGTGGTCTTTATGTCGTTGATACAAATAACAACCGGGTGCTGTACTTCCCTGTCGGTTCTACAGTCGCTAGTCGAGTGTATGGTCAACCTAATTTCACTACAAATACCCCCGGTACTGCTAGTGCTACAACACTTTCTGGTCCAACGAAAGTGGCTCTGGATCAAAGTGAAAACTTATATGTTTCTGATTCAGGGAACCATCGAGTCGTGGTCTATCCCAGGACAACTCAGTCTGCTGGGATTGCAGCAGTGGCAGTGTTTGGCCAATTTAATAATATGCTTTGTGGAGTTGCCAACAATAACGGAAGTTGTGCAGGTCCAAACATTGGACCCAATAGCCTTTCCACGCCCACAGGAATTTCTTTCAACCAACTGGGCCAACTACATATCTCTGACCAACAAAATAATAGAATCCTGGTTTTTTAA
- a CDS encoding TerC family protein, producing the protein MEILSDPSVWFALLTLTALEIVLGIDNIIFISILSSRLPKTKQKSARQIGLLLAMFTRILLLFSLSLIMKLTNPILTILNHSVSGRDLILIFGGLFLIAKSTTEIHHKLEGESELGEESTKRVSFSKVIIQIMILDIVFSLDSVITAVGMTDQLGVMIVAVVLSVGFMLLSSGSISDFVDRHPTIKILALSFLILIGVALLGEGFELHIPKGYIYFAMCFSVIVEFLNMKLRSKPEKPVALKGKF; encoded by the coding sequence ATAGAAATTCTCTCCGATCCCTCAGTTTGGTTTGCACTATTGACACTGACTGCTTTGGAAATTGTCCTTGGCATCGACAATATCATCTTTATCTCCATCCTCTCCTCTCGATTGCCAAAAACCAAACAAAAGTCAGCAAGGCAAATTGGTCTCTTACTTGCCATGTTCACTCGTATCCTTTTGTTATTTTCTCTTTCACTGATTATGAAACTCACAAATCCAATCTTAACGATTTTGAACCATTCCGTCAGCGGGCGTGATCTCATTTTGATTTTTGGAGGACTCTTTTTAATTGCTAAGTCTACCACAGAAATCCATCACAAACTAGAAGGAGAATCTGAGTTAGGCGAAGAATCAACCAAACGAGTTTCTTTTTCAAAAGTCATCATTCAAATTATGATTCTTGACATTGTATTTTCTTTGGACTCAGTGATCACCGCAGTGGGAATGACAGACCAATTAGGAGTCATGATTGTTGCAGTAGTTCTATCTGTAGGATTTATGTTATTATCGAGTGGAAGTATTTCCGATTTTGTCGACAGACATCCAACCATCAAAATTTTAGCTTTAAGTTTTTTGATTTTGATTGGAGTGGCTTTGCTTGGAGAAGGATTTGAATTACACATTCCCAAAGGATACATTTACTTTGCGATGTGTTTTTCTGTGATTGTTGAATTCTTAAATATGAAACTCCGTTCCAAACCGGAAAAACCAGTTGCGCTAAAAGGAAAATTCTAA
- a CDS encoding hybrid sensor histidine kinase/response regulator translates to MILRVFFSSIQKSFWDLLIFCRYPLIFSLVIIGTTSCRFDAYPTLLAKDGVLDARFADFSGETINLTGNWEFYWNEFLDPTTELPIHKSYLKVGVPWFSQENEDGELYPSFGYATYRLTVLLPENTSENEPFAISVPVLHSAYQIYVNGELVGENGTIAKSAEQHKPSFHSKIIPLSGVSKKINLVIHISNFSHKYAGIHGIIRLGKLQNIINIWNVNFTVSWIIMIFMLFLSIYHALVYFINRSERNALRMAFVYLGILILSSTLIETRVLFNLLSDDYCMALFRFSRIGFVLVLYFGGYVVLNLAQMRFFKRILVLLKLYTLSFLAVVLLTPVSYLSKLSFYFEFTSVVFVFLGLFSVSLALYFQRKESRLYFFSLLLAIIGGLIDIFLITNPNFGYRPLGLVSLYLFIFPQTLGVTLGLVRVYKRSETLSKELYKRKEALEKKVKARTMELEKANRWKANFVSLISHDLRSPLNSVNQILDVIDFSFSETTEEEKKKFLEICKTGVTQSLRMLEQLLDVSRFDAFGTKLIQTRFCVNELLNEIIESVEPLATLKGIRIQKDTPIQAEIIADRTLIGEVFKNILTNSIKYSYLNSEVWVGLSFKGKWLSAEIRDRGLGMSEEQIHRLTGEETIKSMPGTAGERGTGLGLQLCTNILEAHFGKLRIKSVLGVGSAFEISLSKSTKSVLLVDDSGNFRSDLAEVMRRNQWIVIEAGNGEEALSHLSRITPSLIITDLHMPGMNGISLIHEWEGRRNQNQKIPIILVSSDAPLSGGDKFLEEEGLETIVSAYYSKMYKAEDLCQQIEAILE, encoded by the coding sequence ATGATTCTCAGAGTATTCTTCTCATCCATCCAAAAATCTTTCTGGGACTTACTTATTTTTTGTAGATATCCCTTAATTTTCTCACTTGTCATCATTGGCACCACCTCCTGCCGGTTTGACGCCTACCCAACCTTACTGGCAAAAGATGGTGTTTTGGATGCGAGATTCGCCGACTTTTCAGGGGAAACGATAAACCTGACTGGGAATTGGGAATTTTATTGGAATGAGTTTTTGGATCCCACCACAGAGTTACCAATTCACAAATCTTATCTTAAAGTGGGTGTTCCTTGGTTTTCCCAAGAGAATGAAGATGGGGAATTGTATCCAAGTTTTGGTTATGCCACCTATCGCCTAACGGTTCTTTTGCCGGAGAATACTTCCGAAAATGAACCTTTTGCCATTTCGGTTCCTGTATTGCATAGTGCGTATCAAATTTATGTGAACGGAGAGTTGGTTGGTGAAAATGGAACCATTGCAAAATCCGCAGAACAACACAAACCTTCCTTTCATTCCAAAATTATTCCTCTCAGTGGAGTCTCCAAAAAAATAAACCTGGTCATTCATATTTCCAATTTCTCTCATAAGTATGCAGGGATACATGGAATCATTCGATTAGGAAAACTTCAAAACATCATAAACATATGGAATGTAAATTTTACCGTTTCTTGGATCATTATGATCTTTATGTTATTTCTTTCCATCTATCATGCGTTGGTTTATTTTATCAATCGATCAGAAAGAAATGCACTTCGAATGGCCTTTGTTTATTTGGGGATTCTCATTCTCTCTTCCACATTGATTGAAACAAGAGTTTTGTTTAATCTTCTTTCAGATGATTATTGTATGGCATTGTTTCGATTTTCTCGAATTGGATTTGTTTTGGTTTTATACTTCGGTGGCTATGTTGTTCTTAATTTAGCACAAATGCGTTTTTTCAAACGAATCTTGGTTTTGCTAAAACTGTATACATTGAGTTTTTTAGCCGTAGTTCTGTTAACTCCGGTTTCTTATCTTTCGAAACTTTCCTTTTATTTCGAGTTTACTTCTGTTGTGTTTGTATTTTTGGGATTGTTTTCCGTCTCTCTTGCTCTTTATTTCCAACGAAAAGAAAGTAGATTGTATTTCTTTAGTTTGTTATTAGCCATTATCGGTGGACTTATTGACATATTTTTAATTACAAATCCGAATTTTGGATATAGGCCACTTGGACTTGTTTCTTTATATTTGTTTATTTTTCCGCAAACATTGGGAGTGACTTTAGGGCTCGTTCGTGTTTATAAAAGATCAGAAACCTTATCAAAAGAATTATACAAACGAAAAGAAGCTCTCGAAAAAAAAGTAAAAGCACGTACGATGGAATTGGAAAAGGCAAATCGTTGGAAGGCAAACTTCGTTTCTTTAATTTCGCATGACTTACGTTCGCCTCTAAATAGTGTGAATCAAATTTTGGATGTAATTGATTTTAGTTTTAGCGAAACAACCGAAGAAGAAAAAAAGAAATTTTTAGAAATTTGTAAAACAGGTGTCACCCAATCTCTTCGTATGTTGGAACAATTATTGGATGTAAGTCGGTTTGATGCCTTTGGAACCAAACTCATCCAAACACGGTTTTGTGTGAATGAACTCCTGAATGAAATCATTGAATCAGTAGAACCATTGGCCACACTCAAAGGGATTCGAATCCAAAAAGACACTCCCATCCAAGCAGAAATCATTGCTGACCGCACTTTGATTGGCGAAGTATTTAAAAATATCCTTACCAATTCTATTAAGTATTCTTATCTGAATTCGGAAGTTTGGGTTGGTCTTTCTTTCAAGGGGAAATGGCTTTCTGCAGAAATTCGGGACCGGGGTTTAGGGATGAGTGAAGAACAAATCCACCGACTCACCGGCGAAGAAACAATAAAAAGTATGCCAGGTACTGCAGGAGAACGTGGTACTGGGCTTGGTTTACAATTATGCACAAATATTTTGGAAGCACACTTTGGAAAACTTCGAATCAAATCAGTTTTAGGTGTTGGTTCGGCCTTTGAGATTTCTTTGTCAAAAAGCACAAAATCTGTGTTACTTGTGGATGATTCTGGTAATTTTAGATCAGACCTAGCTGAAGTTATGCGAAGAAATCAATGGATTGTGATTGAAGCAGGAAACGGGGAAGAAGCTTTATCACATTTATCAAGAATCACTCCAAGCCTCATCATTACCGATTTGCATATGCCTGGAATGAATGGGATTTCATTAATCCACGAGTGGGAAGGGCGTCGTAACCAAAACCAAAAAATACCCATCATCTTAGTCAGTTCGGATGCCCCCCTTTCCGGCGGGGATAAGTTTTTGGAAGAAGAAGGGTTAGAAACCATTGTTTCTGCTTATTATTCCAAAATGTATAAGGCAGAGGACCTCTGCCAACAAATCGAAGCGATCTTAGAGTAA
- a CDS encoding response regulator transcription factor, whose product MESIKIAILEDHSVVTEGIISILKSNPFFSLAGEFRTAADLFHFLESNPIDVLVLDIDLPDRNGIDVLREIKEKHQPTKVIIFSLHGSRVYVEDAIKAKADGYMLKSDPISKLPEVISLVMKGGSFISEGVSKVQLPFSAFQMEILNLLVQGLSQNEVADRIQKSRKTVEYHLNQMRTKFSCKNNNELISKYEKEIQK is encoded by the coding sequence GTGGAATCCATAAAAATTGCCATCTTAGAAGATCATTCCGTTGTCACTGAAGGAATCATATCTATCCTGAAATCCAATCCTTTCTTTTCTCTTGCCGGAGAATTTCGAACGGCAGCCGATTTGTTTCATTTTTTAGAATCGAATCCCATAGATGTTTTGGTTTTAGACATCGATTTACCAGACCGAAATGGTATCGATGTATTGCGTGAGATTAAAGAAAAACACCAACCAACAAAAGTCATTATCTTTTCTTTACATGGAAGCCGTGTCTATGTAGAAGATGCCATCAAAGCCAAGGCTGATGGGTATATGTTAAAGTCAGATCCTATCTCTAAACTACCAGAAGTCATTTCACTTGTGATGAAAGGTGGTTCATTTATTTCCGAGGGAGTGAGCAAAGTACAACTTCCTTTTTCTGCCTTCCAAATGGAAATTCTCAACCTACTCGTCCAAGGTTTATCTCAAAACGAAGTGGCAGATCGAATCCAAAAGTCTAGAAAAACTGTGGAATACCATCTCAACCAAATGAGGACAAAGTTTTCTTGTAAAAACAATAACGAGCTCATTTCCAAATACGAAAAAGAAATACAAAAATAG
- the loa22 gene encoding OmpA family outer membrane lipoprotein Loa22, with product MMKKGFFLSLILLAGLSLSLTNCSSSEEKETPKETTSSTTGTTSTVSSRDLNAALLDEINVALKDYRYPDGVRRRGFSYKQADIQAEDFKTWAKDNVSYIKDALAKLPEGYALEVTGHADASGPEEAEGAKKGNGYYSQIRSDAVKDALVKQGIPADRIVTKASGSSKPISGFDEKDAINRRVTFQVVSK from the coding sequence CTGATGAAAAAAGGATTTTTTTTAAGCCTCATCCTCCTCGCAGGTCTTTCGCTTTCATTAACGAATTGTTCGTCTTCTGAAGAAAAAGAAACTCCCAAAGAGACAACTTCTTCCACTACGGGAACAACATCCACTGTATCTTCCAGAGATCTCAATGCAGCTCTTTTGGACGAAATCAATGTAGCACTCAAAGACTACCGTTATCCAGATGGTGTTCGTCGCAGAGGTTTTAGCTACAAACAAGCGGACATCCAAGCAGAAGATTTCAAAACTTGGGCAAAAGACAACGTTTCTTATATCAAAGACGCTCTTGCAAAACTTCCTGAAGGATATGCTTTAGAAGTAACTGGTCATGCGGATGCATCTGGTCCAGAAGAAGCAGAAGGTGCTAAAAAAGGAAACGGATACTATTCACAAATTCGTTCTGATGCAGTGAAAGACGCTCTTGTAAAACAAGGGATCCCTGCTGACAGAATCGTAACAAAAGCTTCCGGTTCTTCTAAGCCAATTTCTGGTTTTGATGAAAAAGACGCGATCAACCGTCGTGTGACTTTCCAAGTCGTTTCTAAATAA
- a CDS encoding SixA phosphatase family protein, producing MKQIYLLRHAKSEWDEPYDSDLDRSLSRRGKEQSKALRDYLKESRFEFDQCFVSPAERTLKTYSSLRKEILRFPKPELRESIYDAEKEDLLFLLQGLTSAVRSVCLVGHNPGLEDLGSSLLFGESEVSHFQKFPTAAFLGLSFSKDSWKDLSWGSCQLSVFWIPGQIGKE from the coding sequence ATGAAACAAATCTATTTACTTCGCCATGCCAAATCAGAATGGGATGAACCTTATGATTCTGATTTGGATCGCAGCCTTTCCCGCCGAGGGAAAGAACAATCCAAAGCCTTAAGAGATTATTTAAAAGAAAGTCGTTTTGAATTTGATCAATGTTTTGTCTCACCGGCAGAAAGAACTTTAAAAACCTATTCTTCCCTTCGTAAAGAAATCCTTCGGTTTCCCAAACCAGAACTTCGCGAATCCATCTATGACGCAGAGAAAGAAGATTTACTTTTTTTGCTGCAAGGACTCACGTCTGCCGTACGTTCCGTCTGCCTAGTCGGCCACAATCCAGGGTTAGAGGACTTAGGAAGTTCCCTCCTGTTTGGGGAATCAGAGGTTTCTCACTTTCAGAAATTTCCGACGGCCGCATTTCTCGGCTTGAGTTTTTCAAAAGATTCATGGAAAGATCTTAGCTGGGGCAGTTGCCAATTGTCGGTATTCTGGATCCCCGGGCAAATAGGCAAAGAATGA
- the hpt gene encoding hypoxanthine phosphoribosyltransferase — MKPLYSEERIHQRVDELAREISRDFLSKDLVVIGILNGGFIFTADLCRSIAIPHEVDFMAASSYGDSTSSGDLKITKELKHSVKNKSVLLVEDIVDTGKTLEYLLEEVGKQNPKDLRVAALFWKKSKANPHIPVDYPGFIIEDDFLVGYGLDYKGRFRNLPYVAKLEGTDSTI, encoded by the coding sequence ATGAAACCTTTATATTCAGAAGAAAGAATCCACCAACGTGTAGACGAGCTCGCAAGAGAAATTTCACGAGACTTTTTAAGTAAGGACTTAGTTGTGATTGGAATCTTAAATGGTGGTTTTATCTTCACAGCTGATCTTTGTCGTAGTATTGCCATTCCGCATGAGGTGGACTTTATGGCCGCCTCTTCTTATGGAGATTCGACTTCATCTGGAGATTTAAAAATCACCAAAGAGCTCAAACACTCAGTCAAAAATAAATCTGTTTTGCTTGTCGAAGACATTGTTGATACAGGAAAAACTTTAGAATACCTTTTGGAAGAAGTCGGAAAACAAAATCCAAAAGACTTAAGAGTGGCGGCCCTCTTTTGGAAAAAATCAAAAGCCAATCCACACATTCCAGTCGATTATCCAGGTTTTATCATCGAAGATGATTTTCTTGTCGGTTATGGTTTGGACTACAAAGGTAGATTTCGTAATCTACCTTATGTGGCAAAGTTGGAAGGTACGGATTCTACAATTTAA